A region from the Vallitalea longa genome encodes:
- a CDS encoding GNAT family N-acetyltransferase, with protein MEHDYIINGEKILLRPLNENDLESVVTWRNKESIRKWFINNELITIEEQIKWYEDYLKIPNDYIFIIEECNDLKQAVGIAAIYNVDDERAEFGRLFIGVEEAIGKNIGSEVVQLLCKFAFDDLDLNKIYLNVFDDNEIAINIYQKCGFRICYRYRANNKILIRMELNR; from the coding sequence ATGGAACATGATTATATTATAAATGGTGAGAAGATTCTTTTAAGACCTTTAAACGAAAATGATTTAGAATCTGTGGTTACTTGGAGAAATAAAGAATCAATCAGAAAATGGTTCATCAACAATGAATTGATAACAATAGAGGAACAGATCAAATGGTATGAAGATTATCTGAAAATCCCTAACGACTATATTTTCATAATTGAAGAGTGCAATGATTTAAAACAAGCTGTAGGTATAGCGGCCATATATAATGTTGATGATGAAAGGGCTGAATTCGGCAGATTATTTATTGGTGTGGAAGAAGCCATAGGGAAAAATATTGGATCTGAAGTTGTTCAATTATTGTGCAAATTCGCTTTTGATGATCTTGACCTGAATAAGATATATCTGAATGTATTTGATGATAATGAAATCGCTATAAACATATACCAAAAATGTGGATTTAGAATATGTTATAGATATAGGGCTAATAACAAGATATTAAT
- the rfbD gene encoding dTDP-4-dehydrorhamnose reductase — MTDIRILITGANGQLGNDIQLLSSHHSIIALGKDELDITDMNNIQDIILRIKPDMIINCAAYTNVDNCEDNPRLAYDINTYGCYNLALTAIKYDICIVHISTDYVFDGSSDKPYIEKNTPNPINIYGKTKLLGEIIIKTMCTRYFIIRTSWMYGQNGTNFVKTILNLANKNDILKVVDDQIGTPTYTIDLINAIHKLILTHAYGTYHISNGGQCSWYNFACKIMELTKCNNKVIPIKTKQLDRAADRPKYSVLQNKMLEDNFGYHIRDWQEALREFLGKIKT, encoded by the coding sequence GTGACTGATATACGCATTCTTATAACTGGTGCTAATGGTCAACTAGGTAATGATATTCAACTATTATCTAGTCATCATAGTATTATTGCTCTAGGAAAAGATGAACTTGATATAACTGATATGAATAACATACAAGATATAATTCTCAGAATTAAACCTGATATGATTATTAATTGTGCAGCATACACTAATGTAGACAATTGTGAAGATAATCCCCGTCTAGCTTATGACATAAATACTTACGGATGCTATAATTTGGCATTAACCGCAATTAAATATGATATATGTATTGTCCACATTTCTACAGATTATGTTTTTGATGGATCAAGTGATAAGCCTTATATAGAGAAAAATACCCCTAATCCTATCAACATATATGGAAAAACCAAATTACTTGGAGAAATAATAATAAAAACCATGTGTACCAGATATTTCATCATAAGAACATCTTGGATGTATGGACAAAATGGTACTAATTTCGTTAAAACAATATTAAATCTAGCCAATAAAAATGATATATTGAAAGTAGTAGATGACCAGATAGGAACTCCTACTTATACTATAGATTTAATCAATGCAATTCATAAACTAATATTGACCCATGCCTATGGAACATACCACATTTCAAATGGTGGCCAATGCAGTTGGTACAATTTTGCCTGTAAGATCATGGAACTGACAAAATGCAATAATAAGGTTATACCCATTAAAACAAAACAGTTGGATAGAGCAGCAGATAGACCTAAATATTCTGTTCTACAGAATAAGATGCTGGAGGATAATTTCGGTTATCATATACGTGATTGGCAAGAAGCATTACGTGAATTCTTAGGTAAAATTAAAACCTGA
- a CDS encoding DegT/DnrJ/EryC1/StrS family aminotransferase — protein sequence MINVTKSYLPDINRFKYYIDKIYDSGWITNNGELLRNLEDKLKDYLGVDNIILVSNGTLALQVAYKMLSLKGEVITTPFSFVATTSSLVWEGLHPIYVDIEEETLNIDPDKIESSITANTSCIVPTHVFGNGCDIEKIEYIAKKNKLKVIYDAAHCFGVNYNGSSILNHGDVSIISFHATKIFHTIEGGALIVNNEEYFNKAREMINFGFNNGKVIELGINAKMSEFQAAMGLCILDDIDEIISKRKKTYEYYQKCLNRKSIKYQVINNKCSMNYCYFPIILKSEVELLKIRDKLIDNEIIPRRYFYPSLNTLPYVKNCSVMISEDISRRILCLPIYNSLERCEQDRIINIINNNIS from the coding sequence ATGATCAATGTTACTAAATCTTATTTACCGGATATCAATAGATTCAAATATTACATAGATAAGATCTATGATTCTGGATGGATAACGAATAATGGGGAACTTCTAAGAAATTTGGAAGATAAATTGAAGGATTATCTTGGAGTTGATAACATCATATTGGTAAGTAACGGAACATTGGCTCTTCAAGTGGCTTATAAGATGTTGTCGTTAAAAGGTGAGGTCATAACTACGCCTTTTTCTTTCGTAGCGACAACAAGCAGTCTGGTATGGGAAGGGTTACACCCCATATATGTTGATATAGAAGAAGAAACCTTGAATATAGACCCTGACAAAATTGAATCCAGTATAACAGCCAATACATCATGCATAGTTCCAACACATGTATTCGGGAATGGTTGCGACATAGAAAAGATAGAGTATATAGCCAAGAAAAATAAACTGAAAGTCATATACGATGCGGCTCATTGTTTTGGAGTGAACTATAATGGGAGTAGTATACTTAATCATGGAGATGTCTCAATTATAAGTTTTCATGCAACCAAGATATTTCATACTATTGAAGGTGGAGCGTTAATAGTCAATAATGAAGAGTATTTCAATAAGGCAAGAGAAATGATCAATTTCGGTTTCAACAATGGAAAAGTCATTGAATTAGGTATAAATGCCAAAATGAGTGAATTTCAAGCAGCTATGGGATTGTGTATTTTAGATGATATTGATGAAATAATCAGCAAAAGAAAGAAAACATATGAATACTACCAAAAATGCCTGAACAGAAAATCAATCAAATATCAAGTGATTAACAATAAATGTTCAATGAATTATTGTTATTTTCCAATCATATTAAAGAGTGAAGTTGAGCTGTTGAAGATAAGAGATAAATTGATAGATAATGAAATCATTCCAAGAAGATATTTTTATCCCTCACTCAATACTTTACCATATGTAAAAAATTGTTCTGTAATGATCTCAGAAGATATTTCAAGGAGAATCTTATGTCTACCCATATATAATTCATTAGAAAGATGCGAACAAGATAGAATAATTAACATAATCAATAATAACATATCTTAG
- a CDS encoding glycosyltransferase, protein MIIGLSKKPIGRGGAISWISAFSKYCINSGHQVKYDYTEDIDVFCSVANFNTPEELKYLKDKNIRILQRVGAIFLDYNYDRKSIIKEGNNKLRRLISYADHLVYQSKFSKNVLFGSLYNGKEPDGDIIYNCTNSKMFHPNVRTLRKRNGKKTILTSAYWGSPKTALDSIKLLIETARRLLCHPEIEFWVMGLAYPEVDAYIRKANLCNITKLNILQPLPRKIMPNYIKTADMVLHLKAHEGCSNAVIETMNVGTPLVGLQSGSLPELLGNAALLAECTSDIRQFPKVSIDDLVNKILLTLDSADEYGSRMQKRATLYTEENQFNQYITILENLYHNS, encoded by the coding sequence ATGATTATTGGATTATCAAAAAAGCCAATAGGTAGAGGTGGAGCTATCTCATGGATTAGTGCTTTCAGCAAATATTGTATTAACAGCGGACATCAAGTTAAATATGATTACACTGAAGATATAGATGTTTTCTGCTCTGTTGCTAATTTCAATACTCCTGAAGAATTAAAATATTTAAAAGATAAAAATATTAGAATACTTCAAAGAGTAGGTGCAATATTTCTTGATTACAACTATGATAGAAAATCGATTATTAAAGAAGGCAATAATAAATTAAGAAGATTGATCTCTTATGCCGACCACCTTGTATACCAAAGTAAGTTTAGCAAAAACGTACTTTTTGGAAGTCTCTATAATGGTAAAGAACCTGACGGAGATATTATATACAACTGTACTAATAGTAAAATGTTTCATCCCAATGTAAGAACTTTGAGAAAAAGGAATGGTAAAAAAACCATTTTGACTAGTGCTTATTGGGGTTCTCCTAAGACAGCTCTTGACTCTATAAAATTGTTGATTGAAACAGCTAGAAGACTTCTATGTCATCCTGAGATAGAATTTTGGGTAATGGGGCTTGCATACCCAGAAGTAGATGCGTATATAAGAAAAGCTAATCTATGTAATATAACTAAATTGAATATTCTGCAACCTCTTCCCCGAAAAATAATGCCTAATTATATTAAAACGGCAGATATGGTTCTACATCTGAAAGCTCATGAAGGATGTTCCAATGCAGTGATAGAAACTATGAATGTAGGCACTCCTCTTGTAGGATTACAATCTGGAAGTTTACCAGAATTATTGGGAAATGCTGCTCTACTAGCAGAATGTACTAGTGATATAAGGCAATTTCCAAAAGTATCTATCGATGATTTAGTTAATAAGATCCTATTGACTCTAGACTCTGCTGATGAATATGGAAGTAGAATGCAAAAGAGAGCAACCCTTTACACTGAAGAGAATCAATTCAATCAATATATAACTATATTAGAGAACCTATACCACAATAGTTGA
- a CDS encoding acetyltransferase, translating to MQDIVVFGAGGHSKVIIDIIEREGKYSIIGLIDNYNRAESHFGYHILTDEIEVIMNNVYGGIIAIGDNWSRHVITDEIKSINPNFRFVSCISPNSCIAREVEIGEGSAIMAGAVINSSTRIGKHCIINSNSSIDHDNIIGDFVSIAPNVTTGGNVIVGDHTAVGLGTNVIHRINIGCNTVIGAGSTVIRDIGSYVVAYGIPCKVVRKRNKEDKYL from the coding sequence ATGCAAGATATAGTTGTTTTTGGAGCAGGAGGGCATTCAAAAGTTATAATCGATATAATTGAAAGAGAAGGGAAATATAGTATTATTGGGCTTATAGATAATTATAATAGAGCTGAATCACATTTTGGTTACCATATATTAACTGATGAGATAGAGGTTATAATGAATAATGTGTACGGAGGAATAATTGCTATTGGTGATAATTGGAGTCGTCATGTAATCACAGATGAGATAAAAAGTATTAATCCTAATTTTAGGTTTGTTAGTTGTATCAGCCCTAATTCTTGTATCGCTAGAGAAGTTGAAATCGGAGAAGGTAGCGCTATAATGGCTGGAGCAGTTATAAATAGTAGTACACGTATAGGTAAGCATTGTATAATCAATAGTAATTCATCCATTGACCATGATAATATTATAGGTGATTTTGTTTCAATCGCTCCTAATGTAACCACTGGTGGAAATGTTATAGTTGGAGATCATACAGCTGTAGGTTTAGGAACTAATGTTATTCACAGAATCAATATAGGTTGCAATACAGTTATCGGTGCAGGATCAACAGTGATAAGAGATATAGGTTCTTATGTAGTTGCTTATGGAATACCATGTAAGGTTGTCAGAAAAAGGAATAAGGAGGATAAATATCTATAA
- a CDS encoding DegT/DnrJ/EryC1/StrS family aminotransferase — translation MSIQLFVPTFRVDECLKEIKECLEKGWTGLGYKTIEFEDKWKDYTKLPNAHFINSATAGLHLAVKILKDEYKWDEGDEIISTPLTFISTNHAIAYEKLNIVFADVDKYLCLDPIDVRKKITKKTKAIMYVGLGGNTGQYKEIVDICKEYDLKLILDAAHMSGTRLNGEIVGKEADVVIYSFQAVKNLPTADSGMICFKEKKLDDIARKFSWLGINKDTYSRSLDNGTYKWRYDVDYLGYKYHGNSIMASIALVQLRYLDKDNAYRRQIASWYDEAFKYHKNLVKPVPVSKGCESSRHLYIIEVNNRDELLVALNLNDIYPGVHYRDNTEYSVYSYGKGTCPNAHRLSSRIISLPLHLRLTKDDVEEISNNVIKLASSIKED, via the coding sequence GTGTCAATTCAATTGTTCGTACCGACCTTTAGGGTAGATGAATGCCTTAAAGAAATAAAAGAATGCCTAGAAAAAGGTTGGACAGGGTTAGGATACAAAACTATAGAGTTTGAAGATAAATGGAAAGATTATACCAAGCTTCCTAATGCACATTTTATTAATTCTGCTACGGCTGGCTTGCATCTTGCGGTAAAAATATTAAAAGACGAATACAAATGGGACGAAGGTGACGAGATCATATCTACTCCATTAACTTTCATTTCCACTAACCATGCGATTGCATATGAAAAGTTGAATATTGTTTTTGCAGATGTAGACAAGTATTTATGCTTGGATCCAATAGATGTGAGAAAAAAGATTACCAAGAAGACCAAAGCGATAATGTACGTAGGGTTAGGAGGAAATACTGGACAATACAAAGAGATTGTTGACATTTGTAAAGAATATGATCTGAAATTAATCTTGGATGCGGCACATATGAGTGGTACAAGATTAAATGGTGAGATAGTTGGAAAGGAAGCGGATGTTGTCATATATTCCTTCCAAGCTGTCAAAAATCTTCCTACAGCCGATTCAGGAATGATATGTTTCAAAGAGAAAAAACTTGATGATATAGCTAGAAAATTCTCATGGTTAGGTATCAATAAAGATACGTATAGTCGTTCACTTGACAATGGTACTTATAAGTGGAGATATGATGTTGATTATCTAGGGTACAAATATCATGGGAATTCGATAATGGCAAGTATCGCATTGGTTCAACTCAGATATCTTGATAAAGATAATGCATACAGAAGGCAGATTGCGTCTTGGTATGATGAAGCTTTCAAGTATCATAAGAATCTAGTTAAGCCTGTACCAGTATCAAAAGGATGTGAGAGTTCAAGACATCTATATATTATTGAAGTAAATAATAGAGATGAACTTCTAGTTGCACTGAACCTTAATGATATATATCCAGGAGTACATTACAGAGATAATACGGAATACAGTGTATATTCTTATGGAAAAGGAACTTGTCCTAATGCCCATAGATTGAGTTCAAGAATTATATCTCTTCCATTGCACTTAAGGCTTACGAAAGATGATGTGGAAGAAATATCTAATAATGTAATAAAATTGGCTTCAAGCATCAAGGAGGATTAA
- a CDS encoding glycosyltransferase has translation MKAYFFLIPSGNSTTTYSNRLFADALKKLGYDIHIIFDLKEKYNILENPDCDAIFFQKTIQCPAHTKKHIQHLKNKIKLIHIDDDFHDMKSIEKLETIKMTDLILVGTHSHKEVLKEYTDVPIEVISCMIDFENYTYVKAKDKFNKPLIISWQQACADAYVNDLLMIAEPLIRIHEKYNTRLQLYGWHMGKDYRDLRYKITEKLPFAELIEYEPFSGYLTNIVPRIVNSDIFIMPYIKDNSRLGKSGFGLKRLMYSGLPIVASDTQHHRTLIKNGINGFLADTEEQWYKYMELLTISQSLRKSFSIKSRNIIEREYSNDKVIKHFIDVINRHYYIFD, from the coding sequence TTGAAAGCTTATTTTTTTCTTATACCAAGTGGTAATTCAACTACTACTTATTCAAATAGATTATTTGCTGACGCATTAAAAAAACTGGGATATGATATACATATTATCTTTGATCTGAAAGAGAAATATAATATACTTGAAAATCCCGATTGTGATGCGATATTCTTTCAGAAAACCATACAATGTCCTGCTCATACAAAAAAGCATATACAGCATTTGAAGAATAAAATCAAACTAATTCATATTGATGATGATTTTCATGATATGAAATCAATAGAAAAATTAGAAACAATCAAAATGACCGATCTGATTCTTGTAGGAACCCATAGCCATAAAGAAGTTTTAAAAGAATATACTGATGTACCAATAGAAGTAATATCTTGTATGATTGATTTTGAGAACTATACTTATGTGAAGGCAAAAGACAAATTCAACAAACCACTAATAATCAGTTGGCAACAAGCATGTGCTGATGCTTATGTCAATGATCTATTGATGATTGCTGAACCATTAATTAGAATTCACGAAAAATATAATACGAGACTTCAACTTTATGGTTGGCATATGGGAAAAGATTATAGGGATCTAAGATATAAAATAACAGAAAAACTGCCTTTCGCCGAACTAATAGAATATGAACCATTCTCAGGATATCTTACAAACATTGTTCCAAGAATAGTGAACTCTGATATTTTTATCATGCCTTATATAAAAGACAATAGTAGATTAGGTAAAAGCGGTTTCGGTCTAAAAAGATTAATGTATTCTGGTCTACCTATCGTTGCTTCCGATACACAGCATCATAGAACTCTAATCAAAAATGGTATTAACGGTTTTCTAGCAGACACTGAAGAACAGTGGTATAAATATATGGAATTGCTTACTATCAGTCAATCCTTAAGAAAAAGCTTCTCCATAAAATCTAGAAACATTATTGAAAGAGAATATAGCAATGATAAAGTCATCAAGCATTTCATTGATGTCATAAATAGACATTATTATATATTTGATTGA